A region of Candidatus Margulisiibacteriota bacterium DNA encodes the following proteins:
- a CDS encoding CinA family protein, which translates to MAEELKNSAFEDFHTKILSAIGKITDDEIALTLKKERLTVSVAESLTGGLICERLSAVAGASEYFVGGLVCYTNRVKVLELGVPASIIANSGPVSEETARAMSENIRKKFKTMIGLSATGVAGPATVTPPKPVGLTYVAISSDKGTECRELKLSGSRKEIREKASQAAMGLLWLHVTGQQMDGK; encoded by the coding sequence ATGGCTGAAGAGCTCAAGAATTCGGCATTTGAGGACTTTCACACAAAAATACTATCGGCTATCGGGAAGATAACAGATGACGAGATAGCCCTGACCCTGAAAAAAGAAAGATTGACAGTTTCCGTTGCGGAATCACTGACAGGGGGACTGATCTGCGAAAGGCTGTCAGCAGTGGCCGGGGCCTCGGAGTATTTTGTGGGAGGCCTTGTCTGCTACACCAACAGAGTAAAAGTGCTCGAACTCGGGGTTCCTGCTTCCATAATAGCTAATTCCGGGCCCGTTAGCGAAGAAACTGCCAGGGCAATGTCCGAAAATATAAGAAAGAAATTCAAGACCATGATAGGGCTTTCGGCAACAGGAGTGGCCGGACCCGCCACGGTAACCCCTCCCAAACCGGTGGGACTGACCTATGTGGCCATCTCCTCCGACAAGGGGACCGAATGCAGGGAGTTAAAGCTCTCCGGAAGCAGGAAAGAGATAAGGGAAAAGGCCTCTCAGGCCGCGATGGGCCTTTTGTGGCTACATGTTACAGGTCAGCAAATGGACGGAAAATGA
- the pgsA gene encoding CDP-diacylglycerol--glycerol-3-phosphate 3-phosphatidyltransferase, which yields MTLPNRITLTRLLLIPLFVYLLLAQTLTWSPYLAAALFLALCLSDALDGHLARKTGQVSELGKLLDPLADKVLVLGAFLVFVEVGKLPSWVVLAIIARDLLVMGIRTWAAKEGRIIAASPMGKWKTAFQMASVFFLVLNWGIGYLFFWVSFLLCLVSGWDYFKGFYSQIEGPFGGPDNG from the coding sequence TTGACCTTACCTAACAGGATAACTCTGACAAGGCTCCTGTTAATTCCCCTGTTCGTATACCTTTTGCTTGCCCAAACGCTGACCTGGAGCCCTTATCTTGCCGCCGCTCTTTTCCTGGCATTGTGCCTCAGCGACGCGCTTGACGGACACCTTGCCAGAAAAACAGGCCAAGTCTCCGAACTTGGTAAACTGCTGGACCCCCTTGCCGATAAAGTACTTGTCCTGGGAGCCTTTCTGGTCTTTGTTGAGGTTGGCAAGCTGCCTTCGTGGGTGGTCCTGGCGATAATAGCAAGAGACCTGCTTGTTATGGGGATCAGGACCTGGGCGGCAAAAGAAGGACGCATAATTGCGGCCTCCCCGATGGGAAAATGGAAGACCGCTTTTCAGATGGCCTCTGTCTTTTTCCTGGTCCTTAACTGGGGTATTGGATATCTGTTCTTCTGGGTCTCATTTCTGCTCTGCCTTGTTTCCGGCTGGGACTATTTTAAAGGTTTCTATTCTCAGATAGAAGGTCCCTTCGGAGGGCCAGATAATGGCTGA
- a CDS encoding YajQ family cyclic di-GMP-binding protein, giving the protein MSKDSSFDIVSKINMPELDNALNQTMMEIRQRFDFKGSISEAKLEGEVLKLVSEDEFKLKSVNDILQNKLIKRGISIKFLEYGKIESALGGTAKQEIKLKQGIPQDRAKDIIKLIKDLKLKVQAQIQGDQIRVSGKNKDDLQTVIVSLRKASLPIELQFVNYR; this is encoded by the coding sequence ATGTCAAAAGACAGTTCATTCGACATAGTGTCAAAAATAAACATGCCCGAGCTGGACAATGCCCTTAACCAGACCATGATGGAAATAAGGCAGAGGTTCGATTTTAAGGGCTCCATCAGCGAGGCAAAACTTGAGGGAGAGGTCCTTAAACTGGTATCTGAAGATGAGTTCAAGCTTAAAAGCGTAAACGACATACTCCAGAACAAACTGATAAAAAGGGGGATTTCGATCAAATTCCTTGAATACGGCAAGATAGAATCCGCCCTGGGCGGGACTGCCAAACAGGAGATAAAGCTTAAGCAGGGGATCCCTCAGGACAGGGCCAAAGACATAATAAAGCTCATCAAAGACCTCAAGTTGAAGGTGCAGGCGCAGATCCAGGGGGACCAGATAAGGGTCTCGGGAAAGAACAAGGACGATCTTCAAACGGTCATCGTTTCGCTAAGGAAGGCCTCCCTGCCCATAGAACTGCAATTTGTCAACTACCGCTAA